One Virgibacillus proomii DNA window includes the following coding sequences:
- a CDS encoding spore coat protein, with protein MQQMNQPGNQKQPENMPQQQGMPHIGGHEVFDAHEVISGVISMLDHYQLYEQHIQDPELMDILKRQTAFVTQTYNTIVETFKTGKDPSVPTQTYKMQQDNDAIFGMKPGQPKKPNTSVNEISDQGISSYMLGHAKSLSPLMAMAATEMTNPVLRRVVADSVPNFIEMSYEIFLYQNKHGYYQVAQLNQQDMQQMLNSYTTVQQGNQLH; from the coding sequence ATGCAACAGATGAATCAACCAGGAAATCAGAAACAGCCTGAGAATATGCCCCAACAGCAAGGAATGCCTCATATCGGAGGACACGAAGTATTTGATGCACACGAAGTCATTTCAGGTGTTATTAGCATGCTTGACCACTATCAATTGTATGAGCAGCATATTCAAGACCCAGAATTAATGGACATTTTAAAGCGACAAACAGCTTTTGTTACCCAGACTTACAATACAATTGTTGAAACGTTCAAAACAGGAAAAGACCCTTCGGTACCGACCCAAACTTATAAAATGCAGCAAGACAATGACGCCATTTTTGGAATGAAACCTGGTCAGCCAAAAAAGCCTAATACTTCTGTGAACGAAATCTCGGACCAAGGAATTTCAAGTTATATGTTAGGACACGCAAAATCGCTATCTCCTCTCATGGCGATGGCAGCTACAGAAATGACAAATCCTGTACTGCGCCGTGTTGTTGCCGATAGTGTTCCCAACTTTATTGAAATGAGCTATGAAATTTTCCTTTATCAGAATAAGCATGGGTATTATCAGGTTGCACAACTAAACCAACAGGATATGCAGCAAATGCTAAATAGCTAT